In the Nitrosarchaeum sp. genome, one interval contains:
- a CDS encoding DUF6659 family protein, with protein MIAKKPNLLKIVESMINLDPKMRFAAIIDQKGNIREAIMKSGKTSLKTQKEEEHFCKQVAQRRKMRQEFNRTLGKVRYVHVEREKVTQMVTYTKRNIVYFTMEPEMPTNTKIRIITKIKKITAHL; from the coding sequence TAAAAAACCAAATCTACTAAAAATTGTTGAATCTATGATTAACTTGGATCCAAAAATGAGATTTGCTGCAATTATTGATCAAAAAGGAAACATCCGAGAAGCAATCATGAAGAGTGGAAAGACCTCGCTTAAAACTCAAAAAGAAGAAGAGCATTTTTGTAAGCAGGTTGCTCAAAGAAGAAAAATGAGACAGGAATTTAATCGAACTTTGGGAAAGGTTCGATATGTTCATGTTGAAAGAGAAAAAGTAACCCAGATGGTAACCTATACCAAAAGAAATATTGTATATTTTACAATGGAGCCTGAAATGCCAACTAACACTAAAATCCGCATCATAACAAAAATTAAAAAAATCACGGCTCATCTTTAA